In Neptuniibacter halophilus, the genomic stretch CACCACCCACGGGCAGGACGGCATTATCGATGAGAACGGCTATGTCCTGAATGATCGTACCGTGGATACGCTGATCAAACAGGCGCTGTCCCATGCCGAAGCGGGTGCCGATATTGTCGCGCCGAGCGATATGATGGATGGCCGAATTGCCGGTATCCGCGATGAGCTGGAAAGCAACGCTTTCGTGAATACGCTCATCATGGCTTATTCTGCCAAGTATGCGAGTGCTTACTATGGGCCGTTCCGCGATGCCGTCGGTTCAGCGGCAAACATCGGTAAAGGGAACAAGTTCAGCTACCAGATGGATCCGGCCAACAGCGATGAGGCTTTGCATGAAGTTGCACTGGATCTGGCCGAAGGTGCCGATATGGTGATGGTTAAACCGGGTATGCCTTATCTGGATATTGTGCGCCGGGTTAAAGAAGAATTGAAAGCGCCCACCTATGCTTATCAGGTGAGCGGTGAATACGCGATGCATATGGCGGCCTTCCAGAATGGCTGGCTCGATGAGAAAAGTGTCACCCTGGAATCCCTGCTGGCCTTCAAACGTGCCGGTGCGGACGGGGTGCTGACCTACTTTGCCAAACGCGTTGCGCAGTGGTTAAACGATTAACAGATCGCTGAAACGTACAGGGATCTGCAGGGATTAAGGAATAAGGCAGGCCAGTTATGGTTGAGTTAGTAGAACAGAATGAAGCGGCGGTTGCTCTGCTTGAGAGCCGGGAAAATGTTGCCATCACCGAGCAGGAGGTGGAGGAAACGCCGGTTGACCTCAAGGCGCCCGAGCTTTACATCAACCGAGAGCTGAGCCACCTGCAGTTCAATATCCGGGTACTGGAACAGGCGCTGGAGGAGCAGCACCCGCTGCTGGAGCGTCTGATGTTCCTGCTGATCTTCTCCAGCAATCTGGATGAGTTCTTTGAGATCCGCGTGGCGGATCAGATCACCCAGCTCAAGTATGGTCGTGAAGCGGTCGGGCCGGATGCGATGCATCCGCGCACCGTGCTGGAACGAATCAGCGAGATCTGCCACCTGATCGTTGAGCGTCAGTACAAGATTCTTAACGACATCATCTTCCCGGAGATGGAGAAGGAGAATATCCACTTCATCCGTCGTCATCTGTGGACGCCGGAGCAGCGTGAGTGGATTCGTACCTACTTTGAAGAGAAGGTGGTTCCGGTGATCAGCCCGGTCGGACTCGACCCGTCACACCCGTTCCCGCGTCTGGTGAACAAAAGCCTTAACTTCATCGTTGAGCTGGATGGTAAAGATGCGTTTGGCCGTGAAACCGGCATGGCGATTATTCCTGCACCGCGTTCCCTGCCGCGTCTGATCCGCCTGCCGGATGAGCTCTGTGATGGGGGCGATAACCTGATCTTCCTCTCCTCGATTATCCACGAATTTGCCGATGAGCTGTTCCCGGGGATGACCGTGGATGGCTGCTACCAGTTCCGTATCACCCGTAATGCGGATATGACCTTCGATGTGGAAGAGGTTGAGGATCTGGCGAACACCCTGCGTGGTGAACTGCATTCGCGTAAATACGGTGATGCGGTGCGTCTTGAGGTGGATCAGCGCACACCTGAGGAGCTGATTGAGTTCCTGCAGCGCGAGTTCAAGCTGGATGAATCGCAGACCTACCGCGTTGATGGGCCGGTTAACCTGACCCGACTGATGGCCGTGCGTGATCTGGTGGAGCGCAATGATCTGCGCTGGAAACCGTTTACTCCGGGTGTGCCGGGTAAGCTGAAGGGTGAGAGCGTATTTGATGCGCTGAAAGCCAACGACCAGCTCTTGCTGCATCCATTCCAGTCCTTTACCCCGGTTGTCGATCTGTTGCGTCAGGCGGCGAAAGATCCGGATGTAGTGGCGATCAAACAGACGCTGTACCGTACCGGGGTTAAATCCGACATCGTTAACGCACTGGTGGAAGCGGCGCGTAGCGGTAAAGAGGTCACCGTAGTCATTGAACTGCGGGCCCGGTTTGATGAAGAAAGTAACCTGCATCTGGCCTCCCGTCTGCAGGAAGCCGGCTGTCTGGTGGTATACGGGGTGGTTGGCTATAAGTGTCACGCCAAGGCGATGCTGATTGTGCGTGAAGAGGGTAACCAACTGGTGCGTTACTCCCATCTGGGGACGGGTAACTACCACTCGGGTACGGCCCGCCTCTACACCGATTACAGCTTCCTCACCGCCGATCAGGAGGTGGGGGAAGATGTGCATAAGGTATTCCAGCAGCTCACCGGAATGGGCAAGATCCAGAAGCTGAAAAAACTCTACAATGCGCCTTTTACGCTGCACGCCAAAATGATTGAGGCGATTCGCAACGAAACCCGTCTGGCAAATTCCGGCAAACCCGGCCATATCATGGTTAAGGTCAACGGGCTGACAGAACCGAAGATGATTCGTGCGTTGTATGAAGCGTCTGCGGCGGGGGTTAAAGTTGAGCTGATCATCCGCGGCATGTGCCGTCTGCGTCCGGGTATTGAAGGGCTGTCAGAGAATATCCATGTACGCTCGATTATCGGCCGTTTTCTGGAACATACCCGGGTTTACTACTTCGGTAATAACGGTAAACCTGAAGTGTTCTGCGCCAGTGCCGACTGGATGGAGCGCAACATGCTGAACCGTGTAGAAACCGGCTTCCAGTTGTTTGGCAAGCATGCGGAACGACTCAAGCGTGAACTGGATTACTACATGCAGGACAACTGTCAGAGCTGGGAGCTGCAGGCCGACGGCAGCTATATCCAGAATCAGCCGGCTGAGGGCGAAGAGCCTTTCTCCGCCCAGCAGGCACTGATGGATGAGTTTGCGAAGTAATACCCTGACAGAGTATTAAGCGAGACGGGTAGCCAGTTTCGGGGCGGCTTTTACAGGGTTAAGCGGTTTGGCCGGGTAAGCGTCTGAGCCCGACGACAGGCGAAAACTCATCTCTGCCAGATGCTGAAAACGTGACAATATCAAAGGGGCCCGGAGCCCCTTTTTTACTGGCTGTGAATCAGCTCGCGATAGCCGCTGCGGAAATCCGGGTAGATAAACTTATAGCCGGAATCCTTCAGCCGCTGGTTGCTGCAGCGTTTGCTGCCCGCCCGCCGACTGGCTGTGGTGGTGAGAATCTCGCTGCCCAGCGTTTCAGCCAGCCAGTGTGTCACCTCATGCATGGTCACCGGTTCATCGTCGGTAGCCAGATAGCAGTCGAGCAGGGCCTGTCCGTTAAAGTGCAGATTGATCAGGTGGTTAAGCACGCCGGTACAGTCATCACGGTGAATCCGGTTGCTGTACTGTGGCGGCTCTTGTGGGGCCACATCACCGCGGCGTACCCGGTTGAGCAGATGGTTTCGTCCCGGGCCATAGATACCGGTGAAGCGCACGACCGTGGACGGCACGGAGGCCTGCGCTACCGCCTGCTCGGCCTGCAGCATGATCCGGCCAGAGAACGATTGCGGGTGGCAGGGGCTGGTTTCATCGACCCAGCCGTGATCATCCTGATGGTAGACCCCGCTGCTGGAGGTAAAGAACAGATGCTGCGGCTGAACCGGCAGGGCCTGTAACAGGTTGCGCATACCCTGCAGATAGGCAGATTGATAACCGGCTTCATCGTGACTCGATGCTGCTGCGCTGTAGACCAGAATATCGCACTGCTGAATCTCGCTAAGCGCTTGTTGCAGCGTGTCTAATTGCCCCAGATCAGCGCTTATCCCTTGGATGCCTTGGGGAAGCTGGTTTATATTACGTCGCAGGCCCACAACGTTGTGCCCTTGTTGTAGTAGCTGCTGTCCGAGTTTGGATCCGACGTCGCCACACCCCGCGATAAGGATGGTTTTCTGTTGCATAAGGCCTCCGGTTATCAATCAGAATGGCATCATAGCAAAGGATGAACCTGCATGACCCTTACTGAACTGCGTTATATCGTTACCCTTGCCCGCGAGCAGCACTTTGGCCACGCGGCTGAAAAGTGTTTTGTCAGCCAGCCGACCCTGTCGATTGCGGTTAAAAAGCTTGAAGAAGAGCTGGGCGTAGCCCTGTTTGAACGCAGCAAAAACTCCGTGCGGGTAACGCCGGTGGGTGAAAAGGTGGTACAGCAGGCTCAACGGGTACTGGAACAGGCAGATACAATCAGGGATCTGGCCCAGGAGGGTAAAGATCAGTTGAAGAGTCCGCTCCGGGTTGGCGCTATCTACACGATTGGCCCCTACCTGTTTCCCCATCTGGTTTCTGAAGTCCAGAAGCTGGCGCCGGAGATGCCGCTGTATATCGAGGAAAACTTTACCGAAAATCTGCGCCAGAAGATCCGCAACGGTGAGCTGGATGCCGTGATTCTGGCGTTGCCGTTCCATGAGCCGGATATTCTGACCCGGCCGCTCTACGAAGAAGACTTTGAAATGCTGATGCCTAAGGGCCATCCCTGGAGCGAGCAGGAGTCGATCAGCAGTGAAGATCTGCCAAGTACGCCGTTGCTGTTGCTGGGCGAGGGGCACTGTTTCCGTGATCAGGTACTTGAGTCCTGTCCTACGCTGACTCAGGCGTTGCATGATCAGCATACGATTACCGAAGGCAGCTCTCTGGAGACGATCCGCATGATGGTGGGTTCTGGTCTTGGCTGTTCTGTTCTGCCGCAGTCGGCTGTTTACGGGCCTTCCCGTTCCGATATGGTGGTGACCCGTCCGTTCCGCGAGCCGGTGCCGCAACGTACAGTCGGTGTCGCCTGGCGCGCCAGTTTTCCACGTCCGCAGGCGATCGATGTGCTGGTGGATGCGATCTCCCGGTTCGAACCTGCAGGTAATCAATGACCCTTGCTCTTGCCGAGATTCCGGTCAGTGAACTGAAAGGGGTCGGTGCTGCGCTGGAGTTAAAGCTGCACAACCTGGGGATCCGTACCCTGCAGGATCTTCTGTTTCACCTGCCTCTGCGCTATCAGGACCGGACCCGGATTCTGCCGATCGGCTCGCTGCGCCCCGGTGATGAGTGTGTGATTGAGGGCGAGGTTAAACTGGCCGATATCAGTAAAGGCCGGCGTCGCAGCCTGCTTTGCCGGATTCAGGATGGCACCGGCAGTCTGACTCTGCGTTTTTTCCATTTTTCTGCCGCACAAAAGAACAACCTGCGACCGGGTGTACGCCTGCGCTGTTTTGGCGAAGCCCGTGCCGGTGCTAACGGGCTGGAAATTGTTCACCCTGAATACCGCCGGGTCGACAGCGATGAACTGGTGCCGGTTGAAGAGCATCTGACCCCGGTCTATCCCACCACCGAAGGGCTGCATCAGAACCGGCTGCGAAGTCTGACTGATCAGGCACTGGAATATCTCAAACGTGGTGCGCTGCAGGAACTGGTACCTGAATCCTTACGGCAGGGCTGGCAGTTTCCCGGCCTCGATGATGCTATGCAGTACCTGCACCGCCCCCCGGTGGATGCAAATCAGCCTCTGCTGCTGGAAGGGATGCACCCGGCACAGCGCCGGCTGGCTTTTGAAGAGCTGATGGCCCATCACCTGTCCCTGTTGAAACTGCGGCAGAAAACCCGTGAGAAAGGCGCGCCTGAGTTACCCGGAGATGGCTCGCTGAAGCGGGCTTTCCTTGATGCATTGCCGTTTCCTCTGACGGGTGCGCAAAGCCGGGTGGCGGACGAGGTGGCTAAGGATCTGTCCCAGGCCTTTCCTATGTTGCGTCTGGTGCAGGGGGATGTAGGTTCAGGTAAAACTGTGGTGGCTGCGCTGGCAGCGATCCAGTCGGTAGAGAGCGGATTGCAGGCGGCAGTGATGGCTCCCACCGAGATTCTGGCGGAGCAGCATTACCATAATTTCAGCCAGTGGCTGGAGCCGCTGGGGGTTAAAGTTGCGTGGCTGGCGGGTAAATTAAAAGGTAAACAGCGTCAGGCACAACTGGAACTGATTCGCAGCGGAGAAGCCCGGGTTGTGGTGGGCACCCATGCGCTGTTTCAGGAGGAGGTCGTGTTTTCCGATCTGGGGCTGGTGGTGATTGATGAACAGCACCGCTTTGGTGTGCATCAGCGCCTTTCGCTGCGGGAGAAAGGGCGCAACGGTAAGCTGGCGCCGCACCAGTTGATTATGACCGCGACACCCATTCCACGAACCCTGACGATGAGTGCCTACGCCGATCTGGACTGCTCGGTCATTGATGAGTTGCCGCCGGGGCGGACACCGGTCAGCACCGTGGTGATCGCCGACAGCCGTCGCGATCAGGTGATTGAGCGGGTGCGCAGCGCCTGTGCCGAAAAGCGTCAGGTGTACTGGGTCTGTACCCTGATCGAAGAGTCTGAGGCGTTGCAGTGTCAGGCGGCCGAAGTCACCGAACAGCAGTTGGCTGAAGCGCTGCCGGAACTGCGTATCGGACTGGTCCACGGGCGCATGAAACCCGCCGAAAAAGCTGAAGTAATGGGCCGTTTTAAGGCGGCGGAGCTGGATCTGCTGGTGGCGACGACGGTGATTGAAGTCGGGGTGGATGTACCCAACGCCAGCGTGATGATTATTGAGAACCCTGAGCGGCTGGGTTTAGCCCAGTTACATCAGTTACGCGGCCGGGTCGGGCGTGGCTCGGTGGAGAGCTTCTGTGTGCTGATGTACCATGCGCCGCTGTCTAATCAGGGCCGGCAGCGACTGGCGGTGATGCGTGAAACCACCGATGGTTTCCGGATTGCAGAGAAAGATCTGGAGCTGCGCGGCCCCGGCGAGGTGCTGGGGACCCGGCAGACCGGTGTGATGCAGTTCCGTATGGCGGATCTGCAACGGGATTCTGACCTGCTGACCCGGGTTAAAACGCTGGCCGGGCAGATGCAGGCATGGCCTGACCACGCAGAAGCGCTGGTAGAGCGCTGGCTTGGCCGGGGTGAAGATTATGGTAATGTCTGAGCAGATCTCGTCCATACTGTAAGCTGTGCAGGCGGTTGTCCGGCTATAACTGAATTTAAGAGAGAGTTTCATTGATCAACCCTTCCGAACAACAACTTGACCTGATCCGGCAGCAGCTTGGCCGTGAACCCCGTGGCCTTGCCGGTATCGCTGTGCAGAGTGATCAGGGCGTACCGATTGTGCTGCAGATGCAGGCCTTAGTCGATGATAAGCCGTTTCCCACCCTGTTCTGGCTCTCCAGTAAAGATGTCTATCAGATGATTGCTGAGATTGAGACGGCAGGCGCGGTAAAATTGCTGGAACAGGAGTTGGCAGAAGATGAGACGCTGCGTGCGGCTCATCTGGCTGATCAGCAGCGCTATGTGGATCTGCGCTGGGCAACCGTGACCCCGGAGCAGGAGGCGCGTATCGAATCCCTCGGCTTCCGGCATCTGTATGACCAGTACGGCATCGGTGGCATATCCCAGTGGGACAAAATTCGCTGTTTGCATATGCAGTACGCTTACCATCTGGCCGAAGGCAGCACCATCGGACGTTTGCTGGATGAGCGTTACGGTCTGGATCAGAAACTGCAGCAGATAAGGCTTTAGGAGTAACGGATGAAGTGGCGCTATATCGGACTTATCACTGTTCTGGTTGCGGGAACCGCAAGCGCTGCTCCGAAGAAAGGCGGCTCTGGGGTCAGTATTGATTGCAGCAGCAGCGATTCGGGCGTAATTAACGAGCTGGTGCCGCAGGGCACGGCGGGGCCGATCCGTTATATCGAGGTGGCGGTTTTGGGCGAATCCGCAGTGGATGTGTCCGGCTGGCAACTCTGCACCAGCGATCAGGGTAAATCCCCCGACTGCCGGGGCTACGGCAGTGGCAATATGATTGTCGGTGCCTTCGACAGCAGTAGCCAGACCTACGACAGCGGCATAACCTCGCACACACCCAAAGAGTATCTCAGTTCCGCTCAGACTCTCAGTTCTAATGAGTGGGAGGTGCTGTTGCTGGATGGTTCAGGCAAGGCGCTGGATTATGCCCATTTCTGTAAGGACAGTTGCAAAAAGAGCACCTATTGGGAGGTGCCTGCTGCATGCACCAATGATCTGGGTGGCGGGGGAGATAACAAAGTAATTCTGGCGCGTATGCCCGATGGTGAAGGAGGCTTCGTTGAGGTCGATGACCCGACGCCGGGCAGTAACAACAATGGTGAGCCGGATGCCGATGTAGATCACTACGCTATTAGCCACTCCGGTAGCGGAGTGACCTGTCTGCGGGAAACCGTGACGATCAGCGCTCACGGTGACGCCAGCCACGGCACTGTAGATGCCGCGCAATCGGTCATTACGCTGTCCACCTCCCATGGCAAAGGCGATTGGGTTGGAATTGCCAGCGGCAGCGGCGCACTGGATAACGGCAGCGCCGGAGATGGGGTGGCAACCTACAGTTTTGCTGAAGGCGAGCAGAGCGTACAACTGCTGTTTGAGTACATCGATCTGACCTCAGGCAGTGAAACTTTCTCCTTTAACGTGACTGACGGAACGTCAACTGAGACCAGTGGCGAAGCCACGGCGGCGGATGACCCGTCGATCACTTTCAGCACCGCGGAATTGAGGTTTGTTGACGCCTCCGGCAATGAGCTGATACCGACCCAGATCTCCGGGAAATCCTCCGCAGACTCCCCGTTTTCAGAGCAACTCTTTTTGCAGGCGGTCCGTGCTTCCGATGGCGATGCTTCGGTCTGTACGGCTGCTGTATCAGGCACCCAAACGATTCAGGTGGCCGCGCAGTGTCAGAATCCCGATATCTGTGTCGCGGGGCAGCAGTTGAGCCTGCAGAGTGATACCAATCCCGCTGTGGATATCTCGCTTAATTCAGCCTCTCCGGCAGTCCCTGCCAGTTACGCAGATGTGCAGATGAGCTTCGATGCCGAAGCCAAAGCACCCTTCCACTTCACCTACAGCGATGCCGGCCAGATACAGCTATATGCCCGCTTTGACGGCTCGGAAACCGGTGTGGTTATGAGCGGTAGCTCCAATCTGTTTGTAGTGCGTCCCTTCGGCTTCGGATTCGGTCGGATCTATACCACAGAGAAAGATAATCCGGGTGGTGATGAATTGTTTGGCGAGGGCTTTGTTGCAGCCGGACGCGATTTCAGTGTCGAGCTCAATGCCTATGCCTATGATGCTTCTGACGACGATGATGGCAGCGGAAACTTCGATGGTATTCCGCAGCCGGATGCAGATCTGTCAGATAATGCGGTAACGCCTAACTATACAGGTACTGTTCAGCTCTCAGTGTACGAATTTACCCCGCTGGGTGGGGTTGAGGGTAACCTTGATGGCGATAGCGGCTTGCTGCTGGATACCTACAGCAACCGAGCGGGAGCCTATGCAACTGCGGTGCTGCAATATGATGAAGTGGGCAGTATGACCCTGCGGGCAGATCACAACGACTATCTGGGCGCAGCCGATGCGGATATCAGCGGTTTCTCACCAAAAACCGGTCGATTCTATCCGGATCACTTCTTCCTCACGGACAAATCGCTGACCCTGAGCTGCAGTGGTTTTGTCTATATGCAGCAGCCCTATGCCAGTCTTGAGTATCGGGTGGAGGCCCGGGCGGCGGATGACTCCGTCACCGAGAACTACGATATTGCGCTCTATAACACCGATAACCTCGCACTCACCGCAGAAGACAGTGATGATGGTAATGCGTTGAGCCGGATTAGCGCGGATGGCGCTTCATTGAGTGGCTGGACCGCAGGTGTCGTTGATCTGACGGATAAAACCTCCGGTGGTGGTGCCGATGATTCGGTCAGGACACTACGCTTTATCCGTAACGGTGGTGCCGAGGGTCTGGAAGATGGCCCGTTCAGTCAGGTGCAGTTAGGGCTGACCAGTACAGAGGTATCCGGTGGTTTCAGTGATGGGGTTCGGTTTCATGCGGATCAGCTGGATACAGATCCGGCCAGTGCGGGCGCCTGTGCGGGAAGTTGTACCGCCATCTCACTGGGTGATGAGCATCAGGCGCTCTATGGTCGCTTGCTGTTGCAGTCTGCGCATGGCCCGGAAACTCAGGATCTGCCGGTTCCGTTTGCTGTAGAGTATTGGAACGGCAGTCGTTTTGTGACCAATGGCAGTGACAGTTGCAGCCGGATACCCCTGTCGGATATCAGCTTTGACGGCGGGATAATCGCTGTGGATAACTCTTCACGTACCGTGACGGTGGGTGATGGTTCTACACTGGGTACGCTGAATATTGATGGCACGGATGCACTGGCAGGCAGCGGTGATTTCGGTCTGGTGTTCAGCGCACCGGGTGCCAGCGGCGGCGGTACCGATTACACCGGATATTTTCCGGTGGGAATCAGTTCACTGGATGAGTGGCTTCGCTACGACTGGAATCAGGATGGTGCGGCGGGTGATGTTACGCTGCCTGACGCGATCATCACCTTTGGCCGGGCGCGAGGGAATGACCGGGTGATCTTCTGGCGCGAGCCTTAGGCTGTTTGAAGCACAAAAAAAGCAGGCTCAGTGCCTGCTTTTTTCTGCGTTCAGATCGACTTACTGGCCGGTCAGCTGCTTGTACTTTTCCATCAGCTGAGCTTCGGTTTCTTCGTGATCCGGATCTTTAGGGATACAGTCAACCGGGCAAACCTCAACACACTGTGGAGTGTCGTAGTGGCCTACGCACTCAGTACACTTGGATGGTTCGATCTCGTAAATTTCATCACCCGGAGAGATTGCCTCGTTAGGGCATTCCGGCTCACATACATCACAGTTGATGCATTCGTCAGTAATGATCAATGCCATGATGGCTACCTCACTGTCATAACATGAATTAATTAATGGCCATGGTGCTCAAGCAGGGCCTTTTGCACCGCCGGATGCACAAACTTGCTTACGTCGCCGCCCAGACTGGAGATCTCTCTGATCAGTGTGGAGGAGACAAAAGACAGGTGCTCTGCCGGTGTTAAAAATATGCTTTCTACGCTGGGCGCCAGGTGCCGGTTCATCGCAGCAAGCTGGAACTCGTATTCGAAATCCGACACCGCGCGCAGGCCACGCAAAATGATGTTTGCGTTTTGTTGCTCAAGTAGTTCTGCTAACAGACAATCAAAGCCAACAATCTCAATGTTATCAAGGTGAGATGTTACCTCTGACACCAATTCCACACGCTTCTCCAGAGGGAGGAGAGGACGCTTGTTCGGACTCTCAGCAATCGCTATAACGACCTTGTCGAAAAGTCTGGCTGCGCGCTCCACCAGATCGGAATGACCGTTGGTGATTGGATCGAATGTACCCGGGTATACAGCTGTATTCATATGAGGTTCACAGCGGTTGATGTCTATTTGGGAACTGTATATACAACTCCCGATCAATTAGCAAATTCGCAAGTGCGGCATAGTAGCTGAATTGACCGGGGGGTACAAATACAATAATGGAATGTATTGAGCTCTGTCAGTTATAAAAAATTAATTTATTATTACTAATAACTATATGCGGTATGGGGGTATTAAGG encodes the following:
- a CDS encoding YfhL family 4Fe-4S dicluster ferredoxin, with amino-acid sequence MALIITDECINCDVCEPECPNEAISPGDEIYEIEPSKCTECVGHYDTPQCVEVCPVDCIPKDPDHEETEAQLMEKYKQLTGQ
- the hemB gene encoding porphobilinogen synthase, producing the protein MSFNNSQRFYPETRMRRMRANDFSRRLMRENELTPSDLIYPVFVIEGQNQTELVPSMPGVERMSIDLLVAEAKELAALGVPAMALFPVTPMDVKSEFAEESYNPDGLAQRAVKAIKDACPEMGIMTDVALDPFTTHGQDGIIDENGYVLNDRTVDTLIKQALSHAEAGADIVAPSDMMDGRIAGIRDELESNAFVNTLIMAYSAKYASAYYGPFRDAVGSAANIGKGNKFSYQMDPANSDEALHEVALDLAEGADMVMVKPGMPYLDIVRRVKEELKAPTYAYQVSGEYAMHMAAFQNGWLDEKSVTLESLLAFKRAGADGVLTYFAKRVAQWLND
- a CDS encoding SDR family oxidoreductase — protein: MQQKTILIAGCGDVGSKLGQQLLQQGHNVVGLRRNINQLPQGIQGISADLGQLDTLQQALSEIQQCDILVYSAAASSHDEAGYQSAYLQGMRNLLQALPVQPQHLFFTSSSGVYHQDDHGWVDETSPCHPQSFSGRIMLQAEQAVAQASVPSTVVRFTGIYGPGRNHLLNRVRRGDVAPQEPPQYSNRIHRDDCTGVLNHLINLHFNGQALLDCYLATDDEPVTMHEVTHWLAETLGSEILTTTASRRAGSKRCSNQRLKDSGYKFIYPDFRSGYRELIHSQ
- a CDS encoding DUF501 domain-containing protein, with the translated sequence MINPSEQQLDLIRQQLGREPRGLAGIAVQSDQGVPIVLQMQALVDDKPFPTLFWLSSKDVYQMIAEIETAGAVKLLEQELAEDETLRAAHLADQQRYVDLRWATVTPEQEARIESLGFRHLYDQYGIGGISQWDKIRCLHMQYAYHLAEGSTIGRLLDERYGLDQKLQQIRL
- a CDS encoding hydrogen peroxide-inducible genes activator translates to MTLTELRYIVTLAREQHFGHAAEKCFVSQPTLSIAVKKLEEELGVALFERSKNSVRVTPVGEKVVQQAQRVLEQADTIRDLAQEGKDQLKSPLRVGAIYTIGPYLFPHLVSEVQKLAPEMPLYIEENFTENLRQKIRNGELDAVILALPFHEPDILTRPLYEEDFEMLMPKGHPWSEQESISSEDLPSTPLLLLGEGHCFRDQVLESCPTLTQALHDQHTITEGSSLETIRMMVGSGLGCSVLPQSAVYGPSRSDMVVTRPFREPVPQRTVGVAWRASFPRPQAIDVLVDAISRFEPAGNQ
- the ppk1 gene encoding polyphosphate kinase 1; translation: MVELVEQNEAAVALLESRENVAITEQEVEETPVDLKAPELYINRELSHLQFNIRVLEQALEEQHPLLERLMFLLIFSSNLDEFFEIRVADQITQLKYGREAVGPDAMHPRTVLERISEICHLIVERQYKILNDIIFPEMEKENIHFIRRHLWTPEQREWIRTYFEEKVVPVISPVGLDPSHPFPRLVNKSLNFIVELDGKDAFGRETGMAIIPAPRSLPRLIRLPDELCDGGDNLIFLSSIIHEFADELFPGMTVDGCYQFRITRNADMTFDVEEVEDLANTLRGELHSRKYGDAVRLEVDQRTPEELIEFLQREFKLDESQTYRVDGPVNLTRLMAVRDLVERNDLRWKPFTPGVPGKLKGESVFDALKANDQLLLHPFQSFTPVVDLLRQAAKDPDVVAIKQTLYRTGVKSDIVNALVEAARSGKEVTVVIELRARFDEESNLHLASRLQEAGCLVVYGVVGYKCHAKAMLIVREEGNQLVRYSHLGTGNYHSGTARLYTDYSFLTADQEVGEDVHKVFQQLTGMGKIQKLKKLYNAPFTLHAKMIEAIRNETRLANSGKPGHIMVKVNGLTEPKMIRALYEASAAGVKVELIIRGMCRLRPGIEGLSENIHVRSIIGRFLEHTRVYYFGNNGKPEVFCASADWMERNMLNRVETGFQLFGKHAERLKRELDYYMQDNCQSWELQADGSYIQNQPAEGEEPFSAQQALMDEFAK
- the coaD gene encoding pantetheine-phosphate adenylyltransferase, producing the protein MNTAVYPGTFDPITNGHSDLVERAARLFDKVVIAIAESPNKRPLLPLEKRVELVSEVTSHLDNIEIVGFDCLLAELLEQQNANIILRGLRAVSDFEYEFQLAAMNRHLAPSVESIFLTPAEHLSFVSSTLIREISSLGGDVSKFVHPAVQKALLEHHGH
- the recG gene encoding ATP-dependent DNA helicase RecG, with the translated sequence MTLALAEIPVSELKGVGAALELKLHNLGIRTLQDLLFHLPLRYQDRTRILPIGSLRPGDECVIEGEVKLADISKGRRRSLLCRIQDGTGSLTLRFFHFSAAQKNNLRPGVRLRCFGEARAGANGLEIVHPEYRRVDSDELVPVEEHLTPVYPTTEGLHQNRLRSLTDQALEYLKRGALQELVPESLRQGWQFPGLDDAMQYLHRPPVDANQPLLLEGMHPAQRRLAFEELMAHHLSLLKLRQKTREKGAPELPGDGSLKRAFLDALPFPLTGAQSRVADEVAKDLSQAFPMLRLVQGDVGSGKTVVAALAAIQSVESGLQAAVMAPTEILAEQHYHNFSQWLEPLGVKVAWLAGKLKGKQRQAQLELIRSGEARVVVGTHALFQEEVVFSDLGLVVIDEQHRFGVHQRLSLREKGRNGKLAPHQLIMTATPIPRTLTMSAYADLDCSVIDELPPGRTPVSTVVIADSRRDQVIERVRSACAEKRQVYWVCTLIEESEALQCQAAEVTEQQLAEALPELRIGLVHGRMKPAEKAEVMGRFKAAELDLLVATTVIEVGVDVPNASVMIIENPERLGLAQLHQLRGRVGRGSVESFCVLMYHAPLSNQGRQRLAVMRETTDGFRIAEKDLELRGPGEVLGTRQTGVMQFRMADLQRDSDLLTRVKTLAGQMQAWPDHAEALVERWLGRGEDYGNV
- a CDS encoding DUF6701 domain-containing protein, with protein sequence MKWRYIGLITVLVAGTASAAPKKGGSGVSIDCSSSDSGVINELVPQGTAGPIRYIEVAVLGESAVDVSGWQLCTSDQGKSPDCRGYGSGNMIVGAFDSSSQTYDSGITSHTPKEYLSSAQTLSSNEWEVLLLDGSGKALDYAHFCKDSCKKSTYWEVPAACTNDLGGGGDNKVILARMPDGEGGFVEVDDPTPGSNNNGEPDADVDHYAISHSGSGVTCLRETVTISAHGDASHGTVDAAQSVITLSTSHGKGDWVGIASGSGALDNGSAGDGVATYSFAEGEQSVQLLFEYIDLTSGSETFSFNVTDGTSTETSGEATAADDPSITFSTAELRFVDASGNELIPTQISGKSSADSPFSEQLFLQAVRASDGDASVCTAAVSGTQTIQVAAQCQNPDICVAGQQLSLQSDTNPAVDISLNSASPAVPASYADVQMSFDAEAKAPFHFTYSDAGQIQLYARFDGSETGVVMSGSSNLFVVRPFGFGFGRIYTTEKDNPGGDELFGEGFVAAGRDFSVELNAYAYDASDDDDGSGNFDGIPQPDADLSDNAVTPNYTGTVQLSVYEFTPLGGVEGNLDGDSGLLLDTYSNRAGAYATAVLQYDEVGSMTLRADHNDYLGAADADISGFSPKTGRFYPDHFFLTDKSLTLSCSGFVYMQQPYASLEYRVEARAADDSVTENYDIALYNTDNLALTAEDSDDGNALSRISADGASLSGWTAGVVDLTDKTSGGGADDSVRTLRFIRNGGAEGLEDGPFSQVQLGLTSTEVSGGFSDGVRFHADQLDTDPASAGACAGSCTAISLGDEHQALYGRLLLQSAHGPETQDLPVPFAVEYWNGSRFVTNGSDSCSRIPLSDISFDGGIIAVDNSSRTVTVGDGSTLGTLNIDGTDALAGSGDFGLVFSAPGASGGGTDYTGYFPVGISSLDEWLRYDWNQDGAAGDVTLPDAIITFGRARGNDRVIFWREP